One segment of Solanum stenotomum isolate F172 chromosome 1, ASM1918654v1, whole genome shotgun sequence DNA contains the following:
- the LOC125850899 gene encoding protein STRICTOSIDINE SYNTHASE-LIKE 10-like, producing MLNVSPSMAGCRFPAFSKLQLPLRTIGPEAAAFDRKGGGPYTGIADGRIVKYQGPKVGFTDFAVTSPNRTKAKCDGKNGPELQQICGRPFGLGFYYKTEIQAKAQGAIDTAEDQMRMNKQCWLHHCSCLYDLGG from the exons ATGCTAAATGTTTCTCCCAGCATGGCTGGGTGTCGATTTCCTGCATTTAGCAAGCTCCAACTTCCATTACGAACCATAGGCCCTGAGGCTGCTGCTTTCGATAGAAAAGGTGGCGGACCTTACACAGGTATTGCAGATGGCAGAATAGTCAAATATCAAGGTCCAAAAGTTGGCTTCACTGATTTTGCTGTTACATCACCAAATAG GACCAAGGCAAAATGTGATGGAAAAAATGGCCCAGAATTACAACAAATATGTGGAAGACCATTTGGCCTTGGATTTTACTACAAAACTG AAATACAGGCAAAGGCACAGGGAGCAATTGATACTGCAGAAGATCAAATGCGCATGAACAAGCAATGTTGGCTACATCACTGTAGTTGTTTATATGATCTTGGTGGTTAA